A DNA window from Pseudobdellovibrionaceae bacterium contains the following coding sequences:
- a CDS encoding tyrosine-type recombinase/integrase encodes MLLQTSIHKFLFYKQYQEACSQHTLRAYSMDLKQFAEQFTKLRLNANIKKAHWQELLLYLPPQWKKLSFSSKNRKLSCLKAFFNFLFEQKILSINWGNKLSTPKVPQKHPHYLSLEEALHLIRVLKTQHEKALTKNHTPTLVASYTTFCLILFLYGSGLRVSEACRLQWSDMDLHNKTLIFTGKGGKQRLVSLLPISIDYLKQLKHFSNSKSILNLSTRTAYNLVSRAGKQADFTKRLSPHVLRHSFATHLLISGANLRTLQNLLGHSHLNTTQKYTHLNLSDLARKLEKHHPFQTESQPWLQKHAKK; translated from the coding sequence ATGCTTTTACAAACTAGTATTCATAAATTTTTATTTTATAAGCAATATCAGGAGGCCTGCTCGCAACACACCTTAAGAGCGTACAGCATGGATTTAAAGCAATTTGCAGAGCAATTTACTAAGCTCCGCTTAAATGCCAATATTAAAAAAGCCCACTGGCAAGAGTTGCTTTTATACTTACCTCCACAATGGAAAAAGCTTAGTTTTTCTAGTAAAAACCGCAAACTATCGTGCCTTAAAGCTTTTTTTAATTTTTTATTCGAGCAAAAAATCCTTTCTATTAATTGGGGCAATAAATTAAGCACCCCCAAAGTGCCACAAAAGCACCCTCATTATTTATCTTTAGAAGAGGCCTTACATTTAATTCGTGTTTTAAAAACACAGCACGAAAAAGCATTAACAAAAAACCACACCCCCACCCTAGTAGCTTCTTACACTACCTTTTGTTTAATTTTATTTTTATACGGTAGCGGATTGCGAGTTAGCGAAGCCTGCCGCTTACAGTGGAGCGATATGGACTTACATAATAAAACACTAATCTTTACAGGCAAGGGAGGTAAGCAACGGCTGGTTAGCTTGCTGCCAATAAGCATAGATTATTTAAAACAGCTAAAGCATTTTTCTAATTCAAAAAGTATTTTAAACCTTAGTACGCGCACAGCTTATAACTTAGTTAGCCGAGCTGGAAAACAGGCCGACTTTACCAAACGCCTTAGCCCCCATGTACTACGACATAGTTTTGCCACCCACCTATTGATTAGCGGAGCCAACCTTAGAACTTTACAAAATTTATTAGGTCATTCGCACTTAAACACTACGCAAAAATATACACACTTAAATTTAAGCGACTTGGCTAGAAAGTTAGAAAAGCATCACCCCTTTCAAACCGAATCACAGCCGTGGTTACAAAAACACGCTAAAAAATAA
- a CDS encoding tetratricopeptide repeat protein encodes MLKRNIGIIFLTLSILSCAHKEPKGTQKPSANSLVFLKQFNQASRHLDQLRYRKAIKVFKEILTSSVPIKFQSLVWYNLGWGYESLGKYKAANKCYRKSISKASKAYAKLKALSFVRLANTYKFLNQPNQELAALLDAYKVKKYLPYFVSKIQLPINLGVVYWVLGNHAVAKKFFLNVEKNILITKIKYRDPKKKINIIAKAFYLSSKLPRWAKKYKTIDRYVEELFVLQIYLLRATALNSPEWSVKASKELLNSYKLIFKVLKQQKTNKELAKYKVLKKNILYNLNKVLASSKDIKASQNLKSFQNIKSIPLKGLVKQLKKYQAYLQKKKH; translated from the coding sequence ATGTTAAAAAGAAATATAGGAATAATTTTTTTAACACTAAGTATACTGTCTTGTGCTCATAAAGAGCCCAAAGGCACACAAAAACCTTCCGCTAACTCTTTAGTATTTTTAAAGCAATTTAATCAAGCCAGTCGACACTTGGATCAGTTAAGATATAGAAAGGCCATTAAAGTGTTTAAAGAAATTTTGACATCTTCTGTGCCTATAAAATTTCAAAGTTTGGTGTGGTACAATTTGGGCTGGGGTTATGAGTCCTTAGGCAAGTATAAGGCCGCAAATAAGTGTTATCGAAAAAGTATATCAAAAGCCAGCAAGGCTTATGCAAAGCTAAAAGCCTTATCTTTTGTTCGCCTAGCCAACACATATAAATTTTTAAACCAGCCCAATCAAGAGCTAGCGGCTTTGCTAGACGCTTATAAAGTAAAAAAATATTTACCTTATTTTGTTTCAAAAATTCAACTACCTATTAATTTAGGTGTTGTGTATTGGGTTTTAGGTAATCACGCTGTAGCAAAAAAGTTTTTTTTAAATGTAGAAAAAAACATTTTAATTACAAAAATTAAATATCGCGATCCAAAAAAGAAAATAAATATTATTGCTAAAGCCTTTTATTTATCTAGCAAGTTACCTCGCTGGGCAAAAAAATATAAAACCATTGATAGATATGTAGAAGAGCTGTTTGTATTACAAATTTATTTATTAAGAGCAACAGCCTTAAATAGTCCAGAGTGGTCTGTAAAAGCCTCTAAAGAGTTATTAAATTCTTATAAATTAATTTTTAAAGTATTAAAGCAACAAAAAACGAATAAAGAACTGGCTAAATATAAAGTTCTTAAAAAAAATATTTTGTACAATCTTAATAAAGTGTTGGCTTCTTCTAAAGATATAAAAGCTTCTCAAAATTTAAAATCTTTTCAAAATATTAAATCCATTCCATTAAAAGGCTTGGTTAAACAATTAAAAAAATACCAAGCGTATTTGCAAAAAAAGAAACATTAA
- the tig gene encoding trigger factor: MKYTIDNVSEFSKKIVITVPVEKIDSQFQEQYNKLQQTAEIKGFRKGKTPLETLKKLHHAKVKYEVMEKLIQSAYVESIVKEKLNPIGQPHIHLDNENWNEKEELKFTAEFEVFPQLNITNYEKMELTDKKVTIDDNRLQQTLEMLQKQKALTKDVVDRKKAEKGDIANIDFDGFVDEKPLEGGSMKAFDLELGSSSFIPGFEDKIIGMEVGEKKDLKLKFPASYQKKELENKDVLFKVELKALKQKELPTIDDEFAKGFSFKSLDEFKEIIKKDLLEEAQGQNKKDLEEQLFEKLIEKNSFNLPEKLVAQQKAQLITESQKELKEKGLNKEQIKEYEKKWDGEFNTNAEKILKVSLVIQELAHKLNLKCDDAAIEKKLQEHAKTTGIELQKVKEFYAPTEKKNQLAYQIERAQLVKHLLSSAVITVK, encoded by the coding sequence ATGAAGTATACAATAGACAATGTTAGCGAATTTTCTAAAAAAATAGTCATTACCGTACCTGTAGAAAAAATTGATAGCCAATTTCAAGAACAGTACAACAAATTGCAACAAACTGCCGAAATAAAAGGTTTCAGAAAAGGGAAAACTCCTTTAGAAACCTTAAAAAAACTTCATCACGCAAAAGTGAAATATGAAGTTATGGAAAAGTTGATTCAAAGCGCTTATGTTGAATCTATTGTAAAAGAAAAACTAAACCCCATTGGCCAGCCCCATATTCATTTAGACAATGAAAATTGGAACGAAAAAGAAGAGTTAAAATTTACTGCCGAGTTTGAAGTTTTTCCTCAGTTAAATATTACCAACTATGAAAAAATGGAGCTTACTGATAAAAAAGTAACTATAGACGATAATCGACTACAACAAACTTTAGAAATGCTACAAAAACAAAAAGCCCTTACTAAAGATGTAGTCGATAGAAAAAAAGCGGAAAAAGGAGATATTGCCAATATCGACTTTGATGGATTTGTAGACGAAAAGCCTTTAGAGGGCGGAAGCATGAAAGCTTTTGATCTAGAGTTAGGAAGCAGTAGCTTTATCCCTGGTTTTGAAGATAAAATTATAGGAATGGAAGTGGGCGAAAAAAAGGATTTAAAATTAAAATTTCCTGCCAGTTACCAGAAAAAAGAATTAGAAAATAAAGATGTTTTATTTAAGGTGGAATTAAAAGCCTTAAAACAAAAAGAACTTCCAACTATTGATGATGAATTTGCAAAAGGCTTTAGCTTTAAAAGTTTAGACGAATTTAAAGAGATTATTAAAAAAGATCTTTTAGAAGAGGCCCAGGGTCAAAACAAAAAAGACTTAGAAGAGCAATTGTTTGAAAAATTAATAGAAAAAAATTCTTTTAATTTACCAGAAAAGTTAGTAGCACAACAAAAGGCACAGTTAATAACAGAAAGCCAAAAAGAACTAAAAGAAAAAGGCTTAAATAAAGAGCAAATAAAAGAGTACGAAAAAAAATGGGATGGCGAGTTTAACACCAATGCAGAGAAAATATTGAAAGTTTCTTTAGTTATCCAAGAACTAGCTCATAAATTAAACTTAAAATGTGATGACGCAGCCATAGAGAAAAAATTGCAAGAGCATGCAAAAACCACGGGCATAGAACTGCAAAAAGTAAAAGAATTTTACGCACCTACTGAGAAAAAAAATCAATTAGCTTACCAAATTGAGCGCGCACAATTGGTAAAGCATTTATTAAGTAGTGCAGTAATTACTGTTAAGTAA
- a CDS encoding S41 family peptidase yields MRYKKQAGVAFVKLFLIMACGMAYYHLAQARPVAQKPVAQAKPLKSEKKPVIFENKYKPLKKFAQILHLVEGKYVKKEDVNQLVNFSIKGLLSRLDPHSQYFSKQEYKEFQVESRGNFAGVGIEVAYKNSQFIILSVIKGGPAYKAGLKPGDILFQLSARGIDSLSMEELSSKIRGKIGSSVKIKILRGEQKEVLEFSMRRKIIKIKNVTTVKLGLGYEYIKIKSFSRGVAKEVNKILKRSLKKNKKLKGLILDLRFNPGGLLYEATQLSDLFLSKGVIVEILGRNKKEKEVTKATPLNTYKKVKIIVLINAYSASASEIVAAALKENKRALIMGETSFGKGSVQNFFPLEEGGAVKLTIAHYYTPNGHSIQKKGVVPNIHIKEVDTKLLKKAVLTKTALFNEASFLSSLKQQVDLVKKTSTVKNDVQFDFFQLSKCKKTKYKKSCKLLSEDFSISQAFNYLKVLDSLKN; encoded by the coding sequence ATGCGTTATAAAAAACAAGCTGGGGTAGCTTTTGTTAAACTATTTTTAATAATGGCTTGTGGAATGGCTTATTATCATTTAGCACAAGCCAGGCCTGTAGCACAAAAGCCTGTAGCACAAGCTAAGCCTTTAAAAAGTGAAAAAAAGCCTGTAATATTTGAAAATAAATACAAGCCATTAAAAAAATTTGCACAAATTTTACACTTAGTAGAGGGTAAATATGTTAAAAAAGAAGATGTTAACCAATTGGTCAACTTTAGTATTAAAGGTTTGCTGTCTAGACTAGACCCTCATAGTCAGTATTTTTCTAAACAGGAGTACAAAGAATTTCAAGTAGAAAGTCGTGGTAACTTTGCAGGAGTAGGCATTGAAGTGGCTTATAAAAATTCACAATTTATTATTTTATCAGTGATAAAAGGTGGCCCAGCATACAAGGCAGGGCTAAAGCCTGGAGATATTTTATTTCAACTATCAGCAAGAGGCATTGATAGTTTATCTATGGAAGAGTTGTCTTCAAAAATTAGAGGAAAAATTGGAAGCTCTGTAAAAATTAAAATATTAAGAGGAGAGCAAAAAGAAGTATTAGAATTTTCTATGCGTAGAAAAATTATTAAAATAAAAAATGTTACCACAGTAAAATTAGGTTTGGGATATGAGTATATAAAAATTAAATCTTTTTCTCGCGGAGTTGCAAAAGAAGTTAATAAAATTTTAAAACGATCTTTGAAAAAAAATAAAAAATTAAAAGGCTTAATTTTAGATTTACGATTTAACCCGGGAGGGTTGCTTTATGAAGCAACACAATTAAGTGATTTGTTTTTAAGTAAAGGAGTTATTGTCGAAATTTTGGGCCGAAATAAAAAAGAAAAAGAAGTTACAAAAGCAACGCCGCTAAACACTTATAAAAAGGTTAAAATTATTGTTTTAATTAATGCGTATTCAGCTAGCGCTAGCGAAATTGTAGCAGCAGCTCTTAAAGAAAATAAAAGAGCTTTAATTATGGGCGAAACTTCTTTTGGAAAAGGTTCTGTTCAAAATTTTTTCCCTTTAGAAGAAGGTGGAGCTGTTAAGTTAACCATTGCACACTACTATACTCCCAACGGGCATTCTATTCAAAAAAAGGGAGTGGTTCCTAATATTCATATTAAAGAGGTGGATACAAAATTATTAAAAAAAGCAGTGCTTACAAAAACCGCTTTATTTAACGAGGCCAGTTTTTTGTCTTCTCTTAAGCAGCAGGTCGATTTAGTAAAAAAAACCTCTACAGTAAAAAACGATGTGCAGTTTGATTTTTTTCAGCTATCTAAATGTAAAAAAACAAAATATAAAAAGTCTTGCAAACTTTTAAGTGAAGACTTTTCTATTTCACAGGCTTTCAATTATTTAAAAGTTTTAGACAGTTTAAAAAATTAA